The Theileria parva strain Muguga chromosome 1, complete sequence, whole genome shotgun sequence DNA window TTTACTATTGGCCTGTTCTATCGGTCATATCTCTACTACCGTTAACGGATTTTACGATATTATTACGagatttttatcaaataaaaCCTGCCTAGCAGTAAGTTCtcatatatttttttaatttggctttattattattctatGAACTCCAAATGATgatttttttagattttgTACAATTATTGCTTAATGTTGTATATTTACTGTTGTAAAATACCAATTTTCATCTTCCTAGGAACTCTAACACAACTAGAATCTGAGGTATCTTCTTTTTTACTAACTGATATTAGTTTCAGTTACATCACCTCTATATATACTACTAGTCCGAAAACATGTATATACAGGAATTAATTGAGAATATAAGGAATTATATAATGGACACCGTTTTGTTTTTAATACTGAGTAAGCCTAGATTTAACGGTAAAGAAGTGTTAATGTCGGACCTTGTCAAGTGTATCACCTTACTCACCTCCTTAAAGTCATTTCATATCATACTGAACATACGTTTATCTCATGTAAGTTCGCAATATCTAATGTTACTTTAGATGTTCGAAATTGATATACcaaaatttatgaaaatcTTCCGGATTTGCTCctttatttatgttttgAGCCTAATTAACTGCTTCCTGCTCAActtatttttcataaatttaaataataaaaatactttcACTCTTTGGGTTCTTTTCgaggtatttttaaagcagaattattatttagaaTTAGTTATTCATCTCAgataaatgaataaatgtttaaaattgtgtagttACTGGGAATGttcataaatttgttattttcaaCGTTCAAATTCATTATCAACCTCTTTGATTTATATCAGTCGAATGGTACCGTTCATTAGTTTACAGTTGTGTTATCGATTTTAAGTACATATAAatgaatattatataggGCTCATAAACAAAATGATCATACTCTTTTATATTGAATTATTGCATGACATATTATCACTGCTAATATTCACCGTAAGTTTTTATGCTTGAAGATTAATTTTCAGGTTTTTATGATCGTCTTCTTCATCAACAACCCTATCAACATTCCGATCTACATGATTATAGATATTATTCATGTAAGAATTAGATAAACAGGATTTTAGAATATACTTTATATTAACTGTAATTTGTCTTAGGTCTCGAAAAACCTATTCAATCgtattaaaatgttaattgaATATCGGAAAATTTCAAAACTACTCTACACCAAGTAATCCTATAGATATTTTACCACTAAATTTATGTAACTAACATTGGATTTAGATACAAGTGTGCGGATGATGAGAAGAATTTGAACTGTATAATATGCCGCGACGTTATCACAGTCAATAGCAGAAAACTGGAGTGCGGGCACGTGTTTCATCTGAACTGCCTAAAATCATGGCTCTTCCAACATAACAACTGTCCAAGCTGCAGGAAACTTATTTACAACTCAAGTATTCTATTATACATTCGtataaacaattataaatatataaacaattataaatatataaacaattataaatatgtaaaaaacTAATTGTTATGTTCAGATGCCATAACCATAAATATGAGCATACAAGTGCTGGACAACGTTCTGTATAATATAGAAATATTCGTGTTGAACAAGATGAAGTCGTTGGTTAAAAAGGCGTCGAAGatgattaaaaatttgaaaacgAACCTACTACACTACAACGTCACGTTGAAAACAACGCAATCGAGACATTTGgaatattatttgtacaATAGTGTGACTCACGAGTTTGTCAAATTGTCAACCTCTACGAATGAAACgaatgataatttaaggGAGAATTTAACTGAAGATAAAAAAGCTCCGGATGGAAACAGTTTGATGTTAAGAATTGGCATGATCAACGTAATGAAGAAGTACTATTTCTCAAATTACTACCTTATTATGTGTAATTCCGACACAGAAACGGATAACACCGCATCAGACAATTCCAGTGGTGTTGATGGTAGCGATGGCACTGCTAATAACTTGCCGAAGGACAATGTTCAGGAGCTGTTCAGTTGGTTAAATACGGCAATAATGACAAGTTCCCGTGATGATTTAAATGCTCTATATAACAAGTTGTTATATGTTCTCTCGTTCCTCTACCTCTCAACAAATTTGTTGACGAAACAGTTTTTAACTAGTTCTCAGAGTTCAAACGAAGGTTTGGATTCTAACAATTCGGGGTCAACATCCAACAAACCCTCGTATGAGCctgaaataaaaaaattacacgtgaagaaattaattttaagtaagGATTATCATTTGTTACTGCTGAAGATGTGTAAGAAGAACTaccattttaattttaaggcCTTTTCAAATAACATTTCATTATTCcaaaatattgttaatattgtttaaagtatttatattatacagtaTATAGATTGTGATGTGTgttaaattgtataatatggAGATAATCTAACATAGTGTTTGTTATGTGGTTgatgttaataatttataatgcgacaatgtaataataatgattaataatttattataatagtatacaagtgtattatgtataatattgtaaagaaggatgaagaagagaaagttagataatattattgatgTGGAATTGGTGACTGAGGAGGATGTATtgaaattagtaaaaaaatataagtTAGATTTAAACAATCCTAAATCGAAAGCttcacaaaatttaaaagatattttggaagattttaaaacattattagAAAATCTGGTTAAGGATAAATTGCTAGAATCTTACGACACCTTCGGTGGATATCGCTATGACTATATTCTCAAAAACAACGTTAATGTGGATTTTCTGCTAAAATTACACCAGAAAAATGATTTCGACAAAgttttagaattttttaagaataaatttaaggaTGATAGTACAAGCTTTGCTCAATGTGTTGAAAACGATTTGGGAATAAAGCTGTTTGTTACGAGaataataaacataaataacaatttattaaacagtgtgataattttatcattttacGATAAAAAATCACAGAAAActttgtataaaattaagctcttttttacaaatgtgAAATTTGGAAAGAATAGAAAAGTCAATGTAAACGAGTTTATTTTAGAGAAATTTGATCAAATTAATCAAGAATACCCAAATATTTCAAATACCATAGTTTTATTCAAGttgttatttttcaataaaatcAACCTTTCAACTGATTCATTTGATGGTGAGTCGGACTATACATGTAACAATGATATAAACGGATACCTAATAAACCTAATTTTAACGCATCTGTGTACTATTAACAACTACTCCAACAATATTAAAACGATTCTTCTGTTCACcaatttacttaatttcTTCAATAATCATGACAAAATTAActtgttttatttatcaaactTGGATAATACTAAGTCTAATACGCCGGTTACGAGTAAACAATTTAGCGCTCATACTGAACAAAGAGAAGCCATAATAGATATACAAGAAGAGGAGTCTAAAAGGTATTATAACAATGAAGTgaatatgtataataacaGGTTAGTAATGAGGATAGAGAAATACACtgaattaaatttattacgTCATATTGAACTTTCCTATGACAGACTGAGGCATTTTGTTTCTTTAACTcttaatgttttaaattctgCTGCTTTAACCAAggatgaaaaattaaataagcTGTTTTTAAGGCGTCCGCTGCtgtgtaatttttatgacCATTTTCTTTCTTTCAAGTGTAATTCGACTCAAATAGTAGATTTCACTAATCAGCTAAGATTTCTGTTAAATTAtggtttaaattataatctAACACTGTTGCACAGTTTTATACTTAGTCCCACAGCATGTATTACTGATAAGGGTGAGGAAAGTGACGGAACCGATGGAATTAGTGTATTATACTTTGTAGTAAATGAGAATGGAGAAATGAACAGCAGGATAGATTTGACTGAAGAGGTTGggaaattatcattttttcaacattttttcaataataaCTATAAACTCATTAAGTCCAACAATATATTATCGTATCTTACCCtatttgaaaatgttaTGGAGAATGGTGGTGGGAAAGAGGAAAAGTTGTTTAGTTATAGAAGCAACATAATTAAAGAACTTTTGGGGTTTATAGTGAaaaagttgaaaataaaagtaaatttGAATACCAACAACTTGAATATAAAGTATCCTCTAATTACTGAAACTCAAAAGAACTTGATAGTTAACACTAACAACCTTGTTGACATTATTATGTCGTTGCAATTGCCAATTAATGTACTCAATATATACCCCCTCAGTGATTCCTATTCGTATCTGAACTTGTATGACATACCGGATACTGACacatttgataaaaacTCTTTGGATAACAGTATAATCCTGCTGATAAAATGGGGAAATGACCCGAATTTAAGAAACCCCAAAACAGCTAGTTATATCAATACAGCACTCCTTGCATACCTGATCAGTCTTCTTAAACGTCACTATCATATTCAATACCAAATCTTGGGAGGGGGCAAATCTACTAAAACTACTAAGTTAGCAAACAGTTCAGTTAATAGTAAGAATAATTACACACCTGAGAATTTAGAGTATTACATAGAGTTTGGAGGATATGTATATAAACTGATGATATACAGAGAAGACAGTGAGGCTTACGAAGAGTATATACTTAATGAAAGGTGTAAAAGTGTAATAATGAGGGACAAAAGCTTTATAAACTGCATAAAATTGACTAAGATCTTCTTTGCAAAGTATTTgaaaattgataataacTCTGTGGTTAAAAGGCTAGTATTGGAGTATTACGAGGAGAATGAGAGTGTGAGTTCATTCACAGCATTCAAACAAATAATATGGAATCTTGATAAAGATAAGCATAACTTCAATAGTCAGCAAATCAAACAGTgtaaatcattattaaatcatttGAATAGACAATTATTACCGAGTGGAGAAAATTTGGAAAACTCGGCAAATTCAAGGGATAAACACTCCAATATTGTTGAAAATCAGCTGTCTAAACAGAAGTTCGATCTTAGCATAAGAATAAAAGCAGGAGAAAATGTAAAACAAGGAATAAGTTTTGTTAGATCTTTGGACATATTTGAGGTGTATTATTACAAGTACGAAGTGTCCAACCAGTTCCAGagaaaatactttaaaatatatttaaaccTCAAAATAAAGAAATTCGTGCCTAGATCGTACATTAAGCCGAGTAATTATGTACAGCAAATGGTAGTCTGTGACAACCACATCAGGGATGGGGATAATATGCTGATAAAATCAAAGAAATTACAAAATCCCCCAGCCTTCTTTATTATTCCTAATATTGTActtttagtaaaattattgtcTCATTGTTTTAACAGctttaacattaattttctGTTTCAGTGATCTTACACATTGAAATCTATGTAACATTGGTGTAACATATATATGTAATTATAGCATCTTTCTGTCTTCATTTAATGAGAATGAACAATATTAAAGCTGTAGTAGTAACGGGTTGCGATAGTGGGATCGGATATGGGATTTGTTCCGCCTTATTAAGGAAAAATTACTTTGTAATCGCAGGATGTTATACTAAACAAGGGATtaaaaaggttaaaaa harbors:
- the syvn1 gene encoding Ring finger domain protein gives rise to the protein MLEDMLCRYAIVSHLLLACSIGHISTTVNGFYDIITRFLSNKTCLAILYNYCLMLYIYCCKIPIFIFLGTLTQLESEELIENIRNYIMDTVLFLILSKPRFNGKEVLMSDLVKCITLLTSLKSFHIILNIRLSHMFEIDIPKFMKIFRICSFIYVLSLINCFLLNLFFINLNNKNTFTLWVLFELLGMFINLLFSTFKFIINLFDLYQSNGLINKMIILFYIELLHDILSLLIFTVFMIVFFINNPINIPIYMIIDIIHVSKNLFNRIKMLIEYRKISKLLYTKYKCADDEKNLNCIICRDVITVNSRKLECGHVFHLNCLKSWLFQHNNCPSCRKLIYNSNAITINMSIQVLDNVLYNIEIFVLNKMKSLVKKASKMIKNLKTNLLHYNVTLKTTQSRHLEYYLYNSVTHEFVKLSTSTNETNDNLRENLTEDKKAPDGNSLMLRIGMINVMKKYYFSNYYLIMCNSDTETDNTASDNSSGVDGSDGTANNLPKDNVQELFSWLNTAIMTSSRDDLNALYNKLLYVLSFLYLSTNLLTKQFLTSSQSSNEGLDSNNSGSTSNKPSYEPEIKKLHVKKLILSKDYHLLLLKMCKKNYHFNFKAFSNNISLFQNIVNIV